DNA sequence from the Alkaliphilus metalliredigens QYMF genome:
TTCGTTCTTCTCGATTCCCTCGGATTCGCTCTACCATTTCACCAGCGATTAAGTTAATGGATTTTTTGATCTTTTCACTATCCTGTATAGGCATTTTTAACAAGTCCAGTTGCCCTTGGGCAACAGCCTCTGCAATCTCTTGAGGGGATTGATTTGTTTGAACCATGGCATTCCCCATCCAGTAGGCAATCCCCTGTCCCAATCCACCTCCATTTTTGATATGGTCCACCACGATATTCGGTAGCGGTGTCTCCATCTCATCCACACCGTCAATGCCCAGAAGCCTGGCAATTGTTCTCTCTACTGTCACAGTGGTATGCTCATCTATAAATTTTTGCGTATCCTCTGCAATGTTTCGAGCTGCACTTCTGGCCTGTGCAATTAAATTCCCATCTAAATTCAACTTGCTTCTCATTTCTTTGCCTCCTTTTCAAAATACACTTTATTTCATCCATGCCTAATCCGATTCATGATGGCTTCACGTGCACCCTCAATAATGTCTTCTCTCAATCCCATTACCTTAGCAATAAACAGGGCATCCTTGGGCACATCTACATTTTTTTGTACTTCTTCTAAACGATAGTCCATGTATTTCTCTAAAATAGCTCGATGCTGATCAGTTTGTTGTAGCTCTTCCTTTAAATCCTCTATTGTCACATTCTTCAACCCTACTACTTGGAGATGTTTGATGCCCTCTATATCACCTAATCCATCAAAATGAGTTGTAACGACGGTAATGGTTGGTAGCTTCTTTAAGTAGTCAATGACCCCCTTGGAAATCCCATAGCCTTCTATTGGATTGGTTCCCCTGGCCAGCTCATCCATTAATATTAAACCGCCCTCTTGAGCACGTTCTAATACCTGTTGGAGATGATAGATCTCTCCCCCAAAGGTTGAAAGTCCTTCTTCTTCCGATTGTTCATCTCCAGTTGAAAAGTAAAGGAAAGGAACTAAAGAAAGGGTTGCTTCTTCCGCTGGTATATAAAGACCTAGCTGGGTCATGGCTACTAACAGAGTCACTGTTTTTAATGCCACAGTTTTGCCCCCCATGTTAGCTCCCGTGATGACTGTCACTCCAGAAGCTATGTCTATATCAATAGGGGTATAGCTTTCTCCTCGACGCTTTACATTTTCTTCCACAGGAATATATCGACCCTTCTTAAACCTAATTGATGGTGTCTCTACAATGTGGGGACGAACTCCATTCACTTCCCATGCTAGTCTAGCCTTGGCTAGCATTAAATCTAATGTTCCAATGGATTGTATATTATTATCTAAGGCTTCAATATGCTTCCCAATTCCACTGGTGAGCTCTTGTCGAACGAGAAATTCTTCTTCTTCCTCTTGTACTTTCATCCGTTCTAGTGCTTCAATGTATTCTTTCACTTCATTAGAAGGCTTCACTTTAAAGCTAATGCTTCGAAAGCTTTCACTTGATAAAATAAGCAGGGGACACAGGGATGCCCTTTGAATTTTATCTTCTTCTCCCTTTGCAATAAAGATTTCTCCATTGCTGCTTAGTTTGATTCCTGTCGTTTCATGTACTTGGACATTACGTTTTCGATTTTCCTGTCTGATTTGTTCTTCCAGCCGTTGCTTTTCATCTCGTATTTCTTTGAGTCTTTTGGAATAGCAGGCATACAAATAAAATGTGTCCAGTCCACTTTTCTCAGGATCCAGTAACTCCCATAGGTCCTTCAAAGATCTTAAGTAAAAAATAGGCAGATACAATAATGTATTTTCCTCTAAATATTTTCTCAATACTTCCATGGTTTTTACTTGTCGCTTGATTTCAAAAATCTCTACTTCATTGAGCACTTCTTCTCTTCTGATTCGAGCAGCAGATCCCCTGATATCCTTAAACTCCTTAAGCTGTCTTCTCATTATCCATTGTGCATCTTTATTGATATCTAGCTCTTTTATAAGACTCTCCAGATGATCAAAATGCTTTTTCAGTTCATCTTCTTCCCCCATTTGAAAGACCTTTAATTGCTTTCTCATGGTTTTACCATAGGGTGTTTCAACCGACAGTCGTTGGATCATTTCTTGTAGTTTAATCCCTTTAGCGGCTTTTTCTGACACCCATTCATTAATCATATATCTCATCCTCTAACATGAGATCCACCACGGGTAGACCTCCCAATTGTGCCCGAATTCCATCGCGAAAGACCTCCGGTTGAAAATGATATCCCTGAGGGGCATATGGGTTTACCGTGACGGCTAATGTGTGTATTTCATCCATTACGGCGATTTGAATTCCTCTACGCTTTAATAAAATCCATTCCTTTGCAGAAATAAATAGCTTAGTTGCATCCTGTATGATAAATGTCACTTGCTTATAATAAGGAGTCACAGCAATGATATCCTCTAATGTCTTATACACCAGACTCCCACTAATTAAAACATAGGTACTCTTTTCCTCTAAGACCCCACCAATCATACGTCCACTATTTAAGGCAGTGGGGATATCCAACATTCTCAGCATCCCCTCTGCGTCTATAATGGCATACCCTTTCTCGGCGAAAATCTTCTGGGCTAGCGCTTTTATATTTTCATCTTGTATTCCCTTCATATTAAACAAATCAACCTGATGTGCTGTTTCTAGAAACACATGTTGCATATTGCGGCTGACCACAGCTCCGGTTGCTAAAATAGTTGCCTGGGTAATCCCAGGGGAGGCAGCGGTTTTACGGTTAATGGCTCCATCGACAATGACAATTTCAGCACCATAGGCACACATTTTAGCAGCAATATCCCGGATTTGATGATTCGTTTCTGGCCCAGCCAATTCCATTAAGCCTTCAGATTTTACCCTGGCAATGATGACTGGCCCCATTGGCGTTTCACAATCGGTTACTTCTAAAATCTCTAGCTTTGCGCCGCTGGCAAGAAATGTCGCCTGGGCTGTGGCTACTATGGTCTCTTTATATACATAAATTCTTGGTTTTTCTGTCATTGTTACAATGTCCTGCTTTTCTCCATCCCGTCCTGTGGAAGTTAAACCCAGTATGATCTCTTGCTCCGCTGCTTCTTGGATCAAACGATTTAATGTTACGGTTTTACCGGCATTTTTTCCCATTCCTACCACAGAAACAGTTTGATATTGATGATGGATTAAATTCATTAAACGCATAAAACGCCCCCCTATCAATCACTACCCTTTACTTACTCTCGATCATGTCTCTCTAGTTGGGCTGGCTCCATAGAAATTAGATTTCCTTGCAATAATCCCGCCACCCCTTGAAGTTTATGTTCTTTTTTACCCGTACAAATATCACAGGTACAGGCAGACTCATTACTCTCTGGCTCAGTATATGTTGTGATTACACCTTCATAATTTCGTAGGACAACCTTGTTATTAGATTGAGATAACACATAATTAGGCATCACAGGAATCTTACCGCCTCCACCTGGGGCATCGACCACAAATGTGGGTACTGCATAACCTGAAGTATGGCCCCTCAACCCTTCTATAATTTCAATTCCTTTAGCTACAGGTGTCCTAAAGTGTTCAATTCCTCGAGATAAATCACATTGATAAATGTAATAAGGTCTCACCCGCATCTTCACCATGTCATGAACTAAATCCCTCATGATGTGGACACAGTCATTAACCCCTTTTAATAAAACCGATTGATTCCCAAGGGGAATCCCTGCGTTGGCTAAGAGCTCTATGGCCTCTTTCGATTCCTTTGTGATTTCCTTTGAATGATTAAAATGCGTATTTAACCAAATTGGGTGATATTTTTTCAACATATTCACAAGACTAGGTGTGATCCGTTGTGGCATCACCACTGGAACCCGTGACCCTAATCGAATGATCTCAACATGTTCAATTGCTCGTAGCTTACTAATAATATATTCTAATCGTTCATCAGATGCTAATAAACAATCTCCTCCAGATAATAATACATCTCGAATTTGAGGGGTTTTAGCAATATAATCAATGGCTGCATCAATACGGTCTAAAGGCATTCCACTGTCCTGTTGCCCGGCGAATCTTCTTCGGGTGCAGTGTCTGCAGTACATAGAACACATATCTGTAATCAGTAGTAAAACACGATCAGGATAACGATGGGTCAGTCCTGGTACTGGCGAGTCCACATCCTCGTGCAATGGATCATCCATATCAGCACTTCCCATGGAGAGCTCACTCATAATAGGCACTGCCTGCATACGTACCGGACAGTTTGAATCCTCCTTATCCATTAAAGATGCATAGTAAGGTGTAATGCCCATTCTAAGGGTTTGTAGACACTCTTCAATTGCTTCCTCTTCCTGGCTGGTCAAATCAATTACCTTTTTTAAATCTTCTACCGTTGCAATCCGATTTTTAACCTGCCATTCCCAATCATTCCACTGTTCTTCCGTAACATCCTTCCATAATTCAATCTCTTTATAATGACGCATACTTTTTCCTCCTCTTTGTGATTAAGCGTACAATTCCTCGTAGACTTTTCTAAGTGGTTCGCTTTCTCTCATGATTTGAAGTGCGATTTCTGCGTGTCCCTTTGTATAGCCATTTCCCATAATCATCGTTGTATCTCTTCCTACTCCTTCAGCCCCCAGGGCAGCCTTTGTGAAATTCGTTGCCATACTAAAGAAGTAGATTAATCCATCGTCCTTGGCTGCTAAAATACTAGCCATTTCCGTATTAGGTACATTGACGCAGTTAATCACGATATCAGCCATTTGTCCGTCGGTGACTCTTTTTACTTTTTCCATCACTTCCACAGCATTGGTGGCATCGGCTACGATATATTCATCTGCCAATTGAGCCTCCTGTACTCTCTTAATGGACTTTTCACTGTGGGTTAAACAAATCACCTTTCCTGTGATTCCCGCACGTTTTTTTGCCTCATATAGACAGAGCATTCCTGATTTTCCTGCGCCACCAATCACCATCACTGTGTCTCCCGGTTTCACAAGCTTAGCAGTTTGAGCCGGGGCTCCTGCCACATCTAATACTGAAAGGGCTAGGTTTTCAGGCAAATCCTCAGGGATAACGGCATAAATTCCACTTTCGAATAATATTGCCTTCCCTTGTATATCTACTTGATCTATGTCTTTTCGCACTTCATGAATTTCATCAATCTTTAAGGGTGTTAGGGACAAAGACACCAGGGTTGCAATTTTGTCCCCAACTTTTAATGGACATTTCCCTTCTAGGGCAGGTCCAATTTTTTCAACTCGACCAATAAGCATACCGCCGGAACCAGTCACAGGATTTTGATGCTTTCCCTTAGTTTCTACGATTTTCTTCATAATAGCCTTAATTTTTTCTATGTTTCCTCCTGCCTCTTCTTTAATTTGAGTAAAGCTGGCAGAATCAATGTTTAATGTTTGTACATCGATTAAAATTTCGTTATCATAAATCGCCATATCATTGTCAATTCGATTGGCCGGTTGAGGTAGTACTCCTTGTGGCTCAATCACACGATGTGTTCCAAATGGACATCCTTTTTTCATTTTGCATCCCCCTTTTATTAAAAACCTTTGAAATACTGAAACAAATATATGTTTTTTCATAATTTTCACCAATACTTATATTTGCAACATTTATGCCAATTCCAATATTTTTTTCTAACTGGAAATTTTGACCCCTGATAACCATTGATATTCCAATGGTTATCAGGATAATATTTCAACAAGTTATTTCTAAAAGAGAGGTGGAAATCAATTAATCCTAAATAAACAAAAAATAATTGCCGGTTTTCAGGCAATTATTTTATTTTAAACTTTTCCATCTTATACTGTAAAGTTTGCCTTGGAATAGCAAGCTGCTTTGCGGCTTTGGAAACATTTTTATTTGTATCCCCAAGGGCCTTTTCTATCAACTGTTTCTCTACTGACTGCAATCGTTCACGTAAAGAGAGGTGATCCTCCATGCCTTCCTGTATTCCCCTTAGCCTCATCCTATCCTGAATATAATAGGGCAGATCCTCCTCATGAATCAAATCATCCTCTAAAATATTCATAGCACCTTCAATGATATGCTCTAGCTCTCTTACATTTCCTGGCCATTGATGGGCATTAAAAATCTCAATGACCTCTTTAGAAATACCTTGAACCTTTTTCTGAAGTCTCTTGTTAAACTTCTTAATGAAAAATGCAACCAAGTAGGGGATATCTTCCTTCCGTTCTCTTAGATCCGGTACCCGTAGGGATACGACACTTAAACGATAAAAGAGATCACTACGCAAATGATGTTGGTCTACTGCTTGTAGTGGGTCCATGTTCATGGCCGCAATAATTCTCACATCCACCGGCCGTGTTCTGATATCTCCCACCCGCCGAATGGAATGCTCCTCCAAGACCCGCAGTAGCTTCGCCTGCAGTTCAATTGGCATAGAGTTGATTTCGTCCAAAAACAAGGTACCTCCATTGGCTAGCTCAAACAGACCAGATCGATCCTCCGCATCTGTAAAGCTTCCTTTTACTGTCCCAAATAGGATACTCTCCAAAAGTGTTGCAGGAATTGCCGCACAGTTTTGAGCAATAAAGGGTTGATTACGTCTGTCACTGGCATTGTGTATGGATTGAACGATTAATTCCTTGCCCGTTCCGGTACTGCCATAAATCATAATTGAAGAGGGGGTATTGGCTGCCTTCAATGCCCTGGTCTTCAATCTTTGAATCTCTCGACTTCGTCCAATGATGTCTACAAAGGTATACTTAGCTGTTCCTTTGCTCTCATCACTTTCATGCTTTTCTCCTCGATAAAGCTTTCTTTGCAAATCCACTAGTTTTTCTGAGAGGGCCTTTACCTGAGTAATATCCTGTGAAATTTCTAAGGCTCCGATTACTTTTCCTTTTTCCTTAAGGGGAATTGATGAATTAGTGGTTATAATCTTATGCCCTAAATAGTTGACGAAGGTTTGTTGTACATCAAAGATAGGCTCACCGGTCTCAATGACCTGAAGTAACGTACTTGTTTCCTCTGTTAAGGAAGGATAGATTTCCAGGATACTTCGCCCCTCGGCTTCCACGCGACTCACATTATCAAGTTGCGCCGTTGCCGGATTGCAGTAGACGATAGTCCCTCTATGATCGATGATTTGAACCCCTTCCTTTACATAATCTAAAATAGATAATAGGTTCTGAGGAGTAAAGATTTTATTCATTTTCACACCGCCCATTTTCAGGCTACAACGAGCCAAATTTTCGGCACTTCTATTTAATTATAACAATCTTTGTCAATAAAATCAAACAACCTCCTAATCTCTAGGAGGTCTTGGTCCTTGATATTGGTAGTATTGACACTCTATCCTACCATTATATAGCTTTCTTCGTCGGTCTGCTTTTTTGCCAAAATGCGTTTCAAATTTATCGTGTGCCGTCAATATATAATGGGACCATGTTTCCATTTGTCCAAAGGTGTCTCCCATTACCTCATATAAGGCTTCCACTTCTTCTCGCTCCCCTAACCGTTCACCATAGGGAGGATTGGATAGGGTGCATCCATAGTCAAAACGGGATCTCAACTCTTTTACATCCAATTTTTGTAGATGAATATCCCCCTCTAGCATAGCCTCTTTTACATGATATCTAGCCAAGCTTAACACATCCCCATCAACATCGGATCCATAAATCCTTAAGGTTCGTTCATAGTCCGCTAGGTCGTGGGCTTCCTTCCGTGCCTCTCGCCAAAGTTCCTTAGATAATGATGGCCATTCCTCCGAAACGAAGGTTCGATTCATTCCTGGAGCTATGTTTCTTCCGATTAAAGCTGCTTCAATAGGAATCGTTCCAGATCCACAAAAAGGATCAATTAGAACCCGATCAGGATTCCAAAAACTCAGTTGAATTAATGCCGCAGCCAGGGTTTCTTTTAATGGTGCTTGGTTGGCTAGCTTCCGATATCCTCTTTTATGTAGTCCCGCTCCAGTGGTATCCATTGTTAATGTAACAACATCCTTTAATATCCCTACTTCAATTCGATAGGTTCCCTTGGTTTCTTCAAACCATTCTGTATGATATTTTGACTTTAGTTTCTCCACCACTGCCTTTTTAACAATAGATTGACAATTGGGTACACTGGCAAGTTGAGACTTAATAGACTTTCCATCTACTGGAAAAATGCCATCCTTAGGAATCCACTCATGCCATGGTAGGGCCTTTGTCTTTTCAAAAAGCTCATCGAAGGTTGTGGCCTTGAACTGTCCTATTTTAATTAAAACACGATCCGCAGTCCGAAGCCATAAATTCGTCCGACAAATAGCAGATTCATCTGCTGTAAAAGTAACCCTTCCATTTTCCACCTCTACATCTTCATACCCTAATTTCTTTACCTCTCTTGCTACCACTGCCTCTAAACCAAAGGTAGCCGTTGCAATTAATTCTACTTTTCTTCCCATGTTTTCACTCCTATTTATCAACATTTTATCTTCAGGGTATAATTTCCCACCTGATTCACCTATGTTTCAGCTTGCTGAAACAAGTTCACTTTCTTTACCTTCGGTGTATTGTCCTTATTTTTTAGCTTTCTTCCCTTGATTATACTGACCTTTTTCAACTTCCTTTTTAATCCATCCCCACATCATATTTCCCCACACAGCTCCTAAGGCACAGAAAATCATTAAAGTCAGTATTCCATTGGTCGAAAAGATATCTTCAGATATTTGACTCAAGGACAATCCATTTCTAACTACGCCTACAATCAATAGAAATATGAAGCCCGTAGTGATTCCCCAGTTTAAGACCCCATGTCTAAAAATGTATTTGAATTTCCCTTTTTCATAGGCTTTGATCAACTGCTGCGTTTGTTTAGTTGGCTGAGCCTTTTTACCCATTGTGATCCCACCTCATTTCTTTATTTACCTTGGTTGTATGAATATGAATTTAACTTCTATTATATCATCTATTTTTCCTTTTTTGACTCATTTTATGGTTTATCGACATTTATCTTTTTAATTTTTGTGCAATCATCTCTATTTCGACTTTTGCCCCAAGAGGTAATGACGCAACCCCAATGGTTGTCCGTGCCGGATAGGGCGCAGAAAATTGATTTAAATATACATTAAATAAGTTTTTAAAGCACTGCTTACTTTGTATCCCTATATCACCTTCAATTTGTTTTGTAACGTCACAATGATCACTTCTGGTCTGTTGAAAATCCTAATGGGAATAATACTATTCCCTAAACCTCTACTGACAACCATGGTCGTGCCTTCAACTGTATATGCGCCACTGGTGTATTTAGGAAAAAAACCTTGACCTGGGGCAATTAATCCACCTATCAATGGTAGTCTAAATTGACCTCCATGGGCATGACCAGAAAACACTAAGTCTAGTTTATTCTCTGCATATAAGTCTAGCAATTCAGGTCTATGTGAAAGAAGAATTTTAAAAGTTTGTGGATTATCTGCAGTTAATGTTTTCAAACTTTCCCTCAGTTGAGCTGTAGGATTATCCTCCATATAATTCGAGGGTATAAAAGCCGGATCTGATAAACCAACTAATTCAATAAACGAATCTTTATTTTCTATTTCTACCACTGTATCATCCAATACAAAAACCCCTGCCTCCCTTAGTTTTTGAGTCAGTTCACCATACACACCTGATCTGGCTTCGTGGTTCC
Encoded proteins:
- the kamC gene encoding lysine 5,6-aminomutase reactivase ATPase KamC; the encoded protein is MINEWVSEKAAKGIKLQEMIQRLSVETPYGKTMRKQLKVFQMGEEDELKKHFDHLESLIKELDINKDAQWIMRRQLKEFKDIRGSAARIRREEVLNEVEIFEIKRQVKTMEVLRKYLEENTLLYLPIFYLRSLKDLWELLDPEKSGLDTFYLYACYSKRLKEIRDEKQRLEEQIRQENRKRNVQVHETTGIKLSSNGEIFIAKGEEDKIQRASLCPLLILSSESFRSISFKVKPSNEVKEYIEALERMKVQEEEEEFLVRQELTSGIGKHIEALDNNIQSIGTLDLMLAKARLAWEVNGVRPHIVETPSIRFKKGRYIPVEENVKRRGESYTPIDIDIASGVTVITGANMGGKTVALKTVTLLVAMTQLGLYIPAEEATLSLVPFLYFSTGDEQSEEEGLSTFGGEIYHLQQVLERAQEGGLILMDELARGTNPIEGYGISKGVIDYLKKLPTITVVTTHFDGLGDIEGIKHLQVVGLKNVTIEDLKEELQQTDQHRAILEKYMDYRLEEVQKNVDVPKDALFIAKVMGLREDIIEGAREAIMNRIRHG
- the kamB gene encoding lysine 5,6-aminomutase reactivase subunit KamB, translated to MRLMNLIHHQYQTVSVVGMGKNAGKTVTLNRLIQEAAEQEIILGLTSTGRDGEKQDIVTMTEKPRIYVYKETIVATAQATFLASGAKLEILEVTDCETPMGPVIIARVKSEGLMELAGPETNHQIRDIAAKMCAYGAEIVIVDGAINRKTAASPGITQATILATGAVVSRNMQHVFLETAHQVDLFNMKGIQDENIKALAQKIFAEKGYAIIDAEGMLRMLDIPTALNSGRMIGGVLEEKSTYVLISGSLVYKTLEDIIAVTPYYKQVTFIIQDATKLFISAKEWILLKRRGIQIAVMDEIHTLAVTVNPYAPQGYHFQPEVFRDGIRAQLGGLPVVDLMLEDEIYD
- the kamA gene encoding lysine 2,3-aminomutase — translated: MRHYKEIELWKDVTEEQWNDWEWQVKNRIATVEDLKKVIDLTSQEEEAIEECLQTLRMGITPYYASLMDKEDSNCPVRMQAVPIMSELSMGSADMDDPLHEDVDSPVPGLTHRYPDRVLLLITDMCSMYCRHCTRRRFAGQQDSGMPLDRIDAAIDYIAKTPQIRDVLLSGGDCLLASDERLEYIISKLRAIEHVEIIRLGSRVPVVMPQRITPSLVNMLKKYHPIWLNTHFNHSKEITKESKEAIELLANAGIPLGNQSVLLKGVNDCVHIMRDLVHDMVKMRVRPYYIYQCDLSRGIEHFRTPVAKGIEIIEGLRGHTSGYAVPTFVVDAPGGGGKIPVMPNYVLSQSNNKVVLRNYEGVITTYTEPESNESACTCDICTGKKEHKLQGVAGLLQGNLISMEPAQLERHDRE
- the kdd gene encoding L-erythro-3,5-diaminohexanoate dehydrogenase, encoding MKKGCPFGTHRVIEPQGVLPQPANRIDNDMAIYDNEILIDVQTLNIDSASFTQIKEEAGGNIEKIKAIMKKIVETKGKHQNPVTGSGGMLIGRVEKIGPALEGKCPLKVGDKIATLVSLSLTPLKIDEIHEVRKDIDQVDIQGKAILFESGIYAVIPEDLPENLALSVLDVAGAPAQTAKLVKPGDTVMVIGGAGKSGMLCLYEAKKRAGITGKVICLTHSEKSIKRVQEAQLADEYIVADATNAVEVMEKVKRVTDGQMADIVINCVNVPNTEMASILAAKDDGLIYFFSMATNFTKAALGAEGVGRDTTMIMGNGYTKGHAEIALQIMRESEPLRKVYEELYA
- a CDS encoding sigma-54 interaction domain-containing protein, which gives rise to MNKIFTPQNLLSILDYVKEGVQIIDHRGTIVYCNPATAQLDNVSRVEAEGRSILEIYPSLTEETSTLLQVIETGEPIFDVQQTFVNYLGHKIITTNSSIPLKEKGKVIGALEISQDITQVKALSEKLVDLQRKLYRGEKHESDESKGTAKYTFVDIIGRSREIQRLKTRALKAANTPSSIMIYGSTGTGKELIVQSIHNASDRRNQPFIAQNCAAIPATLLESILFGTVKGSFTDAEDRSGLFELANGGTLFLDEINSMPIELQAKLLRVLEEHSIRRVGDIRTRPVDVRIIAAMNMDPLQAVDQHHLRSDLFYRLSVVSLRVPDLRERKEDIPYLVAFFIKKFNKRLQKKVQGISKEVIEIFNAHQWPGNVRELEHIIEGAMNILEDDLIHEEDLPYYIQDRMRLRGIQEGMEDHLSLRERLQSVEKQLIEKALGDTNKNVSKAAKQLAIPRQTLQYKMEKFKIK
- a CDS encoding THUMP domain-containing class I SAM-dependent RNA methyltransferase — encoded protein: MGRKVELIATATFGLEAVVAREVKKLGYEDVEVENGRVTFTADESAICRTNLWLRTADRVLIKIGQFKATTFDELFEKTKALPWHEWIPKDGIFPVDGKSIKSQLASVPNCQSIVKKAVVEKLKSKYHTEWFEETKGTYRIEVGILKDVVTLTMDTTGAGLHKRGYRKLANQAPLKETLAAALIQLSFWNPDRVLIDPFCGSGTIPIEAALIGRNIAPGMNRTFVSEEWPSLSKELWREARKEAHDLADYERTLRIYGSDVDGDVLSLARYHVKEAMLEGDIHLQKLDVKELRSRFDYGCTLSNPPYGERLGEREEVEALYEVMGDTFGQMETWSHYILTAHDKFETHFGKKADRRRKLYNGRIECQYYQYQGPRPPRD
- a CDS encoding RidA family protein, with protein sequence MEGDIGIQSKQCFKNLFNVYLNQFSAPYPARTTIGVASLPLGAKVEIEMIAQKLKR
- a CDS encoding metallophosphoesterase → MKFGEIQLILTFLFVILGLILFGIWQNNHIVLTTIEFSNTKIPNDFNGYTIVQISDLHNKEFKQNQSGLLNKIEKVKPDIIVVTGDLIDSRRTNVDIAMDFINGAVNIAPVYFVSGNHEARSGVYGELTQKLREAGVFVLDDTVVEIENKDSFIELVGLSDPAFIPSNYMEDNPTAQLRESLKTLTADNPQTFKILLSHRPELLDLYAENKLDLVFSGHAHGGQFRLPLIGGLIAPGQGFFPKYTSGAYTVEGTTMVVSRGLGNSIIPIRIFNRPEVIIVTLQNKLKVI